In one Variovorax sp. V213 genomic region, the following are encoded:
- a CDS encoding TetR/AcrR family transcriptional regulator gives MKRTATAAPVPVKSASRRAAPPAAPVSEVPAERLLEAAVSLFAQHGFDAVSTGAVATAAGLTQSMVHYHFGTKEKLWKAAVEHLMHVRGNMFSLNLEDLRDVDDLSRLKVMLRRFISANAADPDLTRILIHEGMNDSPRLKWLAKRYMIRGYATFNAAIESAIKSGVVRGLPVRDVTNIIVGACVLTFTLSRLLKEVYGELPTSADAVSSLSDTLLEVLFKGLEAKSRP, from the coding sequence ATGAAACGGACCGCCACTGCCGCCCCTGTTCCTGTGAAATCCGCCTCACGGCGTGCTGCGCCTCCGGCTGCGCCGGTGTCGGAAGTGCCGGCTGAGCGCTTGCTCGAAGCCGCCGTGTCACTGTTCGCGCAGCATGGTTTCGATGCGGTCAGTACGGGGGCGGTCGCGACCGCGGCCGGGCTGACCCAGTCGATGGTGCATTACCACTTCGGCACCAAAGAAAAGCTCTGGAAAGCAGCGGTTGAACACCTCATGCACGTCCGGGGAAACATGTTTTCGCTGAACCTGGAAGACCTGCGCGACGTGGACGACCTCTCACGGTTAAAGGTCATGCTCCGGCGCTTCATATCAGCCAACGCAGCCGATCCCGATCTAACGCGCATCCTGATTCATGAGGGGATGAACGACTCGCCGCGCCTCAAGTGGCTCGCGAAGCGCTACATGATCCGTGGCTATGCAACTTTCAATGCGGCGATCGAGTCGGCGATCAAATCGGGGGTGGTCCGGGGGCTGCCCGTGCGGGACGTCACGAACATCATCGTTGGCGCGTGTGTGCTGACGTTCACGCTCAGCAGGCTGCTCAAGGAGGTTTACGGCGAGTTGCCCACCAGTGCGGACGCCGTTTCCTCGCTCAGCGACACGCTGCTTGAGGTCCTGTTCAAGGGCCTGGAAGCGAAGTCCAGGCCCTGA
- a CDS encoding SDR family oxidoreductase, with protein sequence MELGIKGKKAIIAGGSAGMGKESALALAREGAEVCISARGEARLQAAAREIAQATGVRVVPVVADHGTPEGRARLLAACPEPDILVITCSPPRFLQSYLDPEPDEWMSALSTTLLGPVELMRATVGGMAKRGFGRVVNIGTIAAKRPHESRLLSGPPRAALCNYTAAISSGLAKSNVAINNILPGMFDTAAMQQRFETQSKENGTTYKQEEDKWIAQVGIPALKLGDAKDVGALCALLCSQYASFIIGQSIVIDGGQLFSTF encoded by the coding sequence ATGGAACTCGGGATCAAAGGAAAAAAGGCCATCATCGCGGGCGGCAGCGCCGGGATGGGAAAAGAAAGCGCCCTGGCGCTTGCCAGGGAAGGCGCCGAGGTCTGCATATCGGCGAGGGGCGAGGCTCGATTGCAAGCGGCCGCTCGGGAGATTGCGCAGGCCACCGGCGTCCGTGTTGTTCCTGTGGTCGCCGACCATGGTACCCCTGAAGGCCGCGCCCGCCTGCTCGCGGCCTGTCCCGAGCCCGACATACTCGTTATCACCTGTTCGCCGCCGCGGTTTCTCCAGAGCTACCTGGATCCGGAACCGGACGAGTGGATGAGCGCGCTTTCAACCACGCTGCTGGGCCCGGTGGAACTCATGCGGGCGACTGTCGGCGGTATGGCGAAACGCGGCTTCGGCCGCGTCGTCAACATCGGCACGATTGCGGCAAAACGGCCGCACGAGAGCCGCCTTCTTTCAGGGCCGCCCCGCGCCGCCTTGTGCAACTACACGGCCGCGATCTCCAGTGGGCTTGCGAAGAGCAATGTCGCCATCAACAACATTCTGCCGGGCATGTTCGATACCGCTGCCATGCAGCAAAGGTTCGAGACCCAGTCAAAAGAGAACGGAACGACATACAAGCAGGAAGAGGACAAGTGGATCGCCCAGGTGGGCATCCCGGCCCTCAAGCTTGGCGACGCCAAGGACGTCGGCGCACTTTGCGCGCTGTTGTGCAGCCAGTACGCGAGCTTCATCATCGGACAAAGCATCGTGATAGACGGCGGGCAGCTTTTCTCCACGTTTTAG
- a CDS encoding Bug family tripartite tricarboxylate transporter substrate binding protein has protein sequence MKWMLVLIGLVLSCFSANAQTQPYPQKPVKIVVPYPPGGMDILYRALAVELSNKWGQPVIVENRAGADSLIGAEFVAKAPPDGYTILATGDFTFVANRFLYAKLPYDPDKSFVPVSLVAQTEMFLLASESLPVNDLRELVAYARAHPKQLSFGSFSKGSQADLAFLALNKREGIDLLAVPYKGIGPVLSGMAGGEIQLGMGGTNVAEPLIQAKKLKVLAMTGSSRHPQFPNVKTAAEQGFPYLISRLWYGVFVPAGTPSPVVNKISADIQAVLANKEFVETKIASRGIRPLSGNVEDLAKRIEEDVARGAQAFKEAGIKPE, from the coding sequence ATGAAGTGGATGCTTGTTTTGATCGGGTTGGTGTTGTCATGCTTTAGTGCGAATGCGCAGACGCAGCCGTATCCGCAAAAGCCGGTGAAAATCGTTGTGCCGTATCCGCCCGGGGGCATGGACATCCTGTATCGAGCGCTTGCCGTTGAGCTATCGAACAAATGGGGGCAGCCAGTCATCGTGGAGAACCGTGCAGGTGCAGATTCGCTGATAGGCGCCGAGTTCGTGGCCAAAGCCCCGCCAGACGGATACACGATCTTGGCAACGGGCGACTTTACGTTCGTCGCCAATCGATTTCTCTATGCGAAGCTGCCGTACGACCCTGACAAGAGCTTTGTGCCGGTGTCGCTCGTGGCACAGACGGAAATGTTCCTTCTCGCGAGCGAGAGCTTGCCGGTGAACGACCTTCGGGAACTCGTGGCATACGCTCGCGCGCACCCGAAGCAGCTCAGTTTCGGTTCGTTTTCGAAGGGCAGCCAGGCCGACCTCGCTTTCCTGGCATTGAACAAGCGGGAAGGAATCGACTTGCTTGCCGTACCCTATAAGGGCATCGGACCCGTGCTAAGCGGGATGGCCGGCGGTGAGATCCAGTTGGGGATGGGGGGCACCAACGTCGCCGAACCGCTCATCCAGGCGAAAAAGCTCAAGGTGCTCGCAATGACGGGTTCTTCACGCCATCCGCAGTTCCCCAATGTCAAGACGGCCGCCGAGCAAGGCTTCCCCTATCTCATCTCGAGACTGTGGTACGGCGTATTTGTGCCCGCCGGTACACCCAGTCCCGTCGTGAACAAGATCAGTGCCGACATCCAGGCGGTCCTCGCCAACAAGGAATTTGTGGAAACAAAAATCGCGTCCCGCGGGATCAGGCCGTTGAGCGGCAATGTCGAAGATCTCGCCAAGCGAATCGAGGAGGACGTAGCGCGTGGCGCGCAAGCCTTCAAGGAGGCCGGTATCAAGCCTGAATAG
- a CDS encoding NAD(P)-dependent oxidoreductase — protein sequence MLFIVGPTRAGLLMKKIASLLEDAGRSAAVITTESQDLLDFPELAQATVLVCLMIPCGAREMDAMPALRGIVSPLLGYDWIDVEEAARRSIPVVNGEIRESRESMAEATIMLVLALLYRLRETEAELRAGGERVQHRNMLKGRTVGIVGYGGITREIVQRLKGWQATILVHTRRAQENEDGISLVSSDHLLAASDVVLLMTRLDDGNRHWLDRGRLQLMKRGVLLVNTARGGLVDEDALLEALQSGQVGAAALDVFETEPLPTSHPFRQLSNVILTPHSVGHTVQMIEQIPRRAVANILALLDGKLPESCKNKSLLTPVKDQLDCLRTKETI from the coding sequence ATGCTCTTCATCGTTGGACCGACGCGGGCCGGGCTGCTCATGAAGAAAATCGCGTCATTGCTCGAGGACGCTGGCCGTTCGGCCGCCGTCATCACGACCGAAAGCCAGGACCTGCTGGACTTTCCGGAGTTGGCGCAAGCCACCGTGCTCGTCTGCCTGATGATCCCCTGCGGGGCCAGGGAAATGGATGCGATGCCGGCGCTGCGAGGAATCGTGTCGCCGCTGCTCGGCTATGACTGGATCGATGTCGAGGAGGCCGCACGCAGGTCCATCCCCGTGGTCAACGGGGAGATTCGCGAGAGCAGGGAGAGCATGGCCGAAGCGACCATCATGCTCGTGCTTGCGTTGCTGTACCGGTTGCGCGAAACGGAAGCCGAGCTTCGCGCAGGTGGCGAACGTGTCCAGCATCGCAACATGTTGAAGGGTCGCACCGTCGGCATCGTGGGCTATGGCGGCATCACGCGCGAGATCGTTCAGCGCCTCAAGGGCTGGCAGGCCACGATCCTGGTGCACACCCGCAGGGCACAGGAAAACGAGGACGGCATTTCATTGGTTTCAAGCGATCACCTTTTAGCCGCCAGCGACGTGGTGCTGCTGATGACCCGGCTGGACGATGGCAACAGGCATTGGCTGGATAGAGGCCGTCTGCAACTGATGAAGCGTGGTGTGCTCCTTGTCAATACCGCCCGGGGCGGGCTCGTGGACGAGGACGCGTTATTGGAAGCTTTGCAGTCCGGCCAGGTGGGCGCCGCCGCCCTCGACGTGTTCGAAACTGAACCGCTGCCCACCAGCCACCCGTTCCGGCAGCTTTCCAACGTCATCCTGACCCCGCACTCAGTCGGCCATACGGTGCAAATGATTGAGCAGATCCCGCGTAGGGCGGTCGCCAACATCTTGGCGCTGCTGGATGGAAAGCTGCCCGAGAGCTGCAAAAACAAAAGTCTGTTGACACCAGTCAAGGACCAGTTGGACTGCCTTAGAACCAAGGAGACGATATGA
- a CDS encoding class II aldolase/adducin family protein, translating to MLTEVASHTNPKSSHAVSEQAIRTDLAACYRLAAHFRMTDMTYTHISARLDGGEAFLLNAFGLLFEEVCASNLVKVSAFGEILEDPTGVGINAAGFVIHSAVHAARPDVRCVMHTHTAAGMAVSTHPEGLLPITQHAMRFHDRIARHAYEGIAIDLAERERLAKDLGEHNAMILENHGLLACGRTVAEAFGTMYYLERACQAQVAALGSGVKPLMPSRDAIEKTSNLFHENRGKADQRDWPPLLRMLDRIDPSFRN from the coding sequence ATGCTGACAGAAGTTGCCTCCCACACCAATCCGAAGTCGTCCCACGCGGTAAGTGAACAAGCGATACGCACGGATTTGGCTGCGTGCTACCGATTGGCCGCGCATTTCCGCATGACGGACATGACTTACACGCACATCTCCGCACGGCTTGACGGCGGGGAGGCGTTTTTGCTCAACGCTTTCGGGCTCTTGTTTGAAGAAGTCTGCGCATCCAACCTGGTCAAGGTCAGCGCATTCGGAGAAATTCTGGAGGACCCGACCGGAGTCGGCATCAATGCCGCCGGCTTCGTGATCCACAGTGCCGTGCACGCCGCGCGCCCCGATGTGCGCTGCGTCATGCATACCCATACGGCGGCAGGGATGGCGGTGTCAACGCATCCCGAGGGGCTGCTTCCGATCACGCAGCATGCGATGCGTTTCCACGACCGCATTGCCCGGCATGCGTATGAAGGTATCGCCATCGACCTCGCCGAGCGGGAGAGGTTGGCGAAGGACCTGGGCGAACACAACGCCATGATTCTGGAGAACCACGGCCTGCTGGCCTGCGGCCGCACGGTTGCCGAGGCCTTCGGCACGATGTACTACCTCGAACGCGCCTGCCAGGCGCAAGTAGCGGCGCTTGGCAGCGGGGTCAAACCCCTGATGCCATCACGGGACGCAATCGAAAAGACCTCAAACCTGTTTCACGAAAACCGTGGCAAAGCCGACCAGCGCGACTGGCCGCCTCTGCTGCGAATGCTGGACCGGATTGATCCATCGTTTCGAAACTAG
- a CDS encoding amidohydrolase family protein: MQGKIAIEEHWESPEVDTPATFGFVNADYLAHLNQRLQDVDRRLEEMDAAGISIAVLSLTQPGVQGIQDTRTAVDFARRMNDYAVETLARRDPSRLKTFACVALQDPEQAALEAQRACRELGCVGVLVNGFTDLGDDNARYLDEPEVLPFWEAVSELEVPVYLHPRMPLTSQRKAYKGYPGLVGSAWGFGHETATHALRLMLSGLFDRFPKLNVMLGHLGEGLALSLPRVEHRFRHQLPGSHGTHLRTPMEYFCDNFYVTTSGTFRTQGLLHTISEIGVDRVLFAVDYPYESMSEITEWFDNCPISPNDKRQVASGNARRLFGL; this comes from the coding sequence ATGCAAGGAAAGATTGCGATCGAAGAGCACTGGGAGTCGCCCGAAGTCGATACGCCCGCCACCTTCGGGTTTGTCAACGCCGACTACCTGGCCCACTTGAACCAGCGGCTGCAGGATGTCGATCGCCGGCTGGAGGAAATGGATGCTGCCGGCATTTCCATCGCGGTGCTCTCGCTGACGCAGCCCGGTGTTCAAGGTATTCAGGACACGCGAACGGCCGTCGATTTTGCGCGGCGCATGAATGACTATGCGGTCGAGACATTGGCGAGGCGGGATCCCTCGCGCCTCAAGACCTTTGCTTGTGTCGCGCTGCAAGATCCCGAACAGGCGGCACTGGAAGCGCAGAGGGCGTGCAGGGAACTCGGGTGCGTCGGCGTTCTTGTCAACGGATTCACCGACTTGGGCGACGACAACGCGCGATACCTGGACGAGCCGGAAGTCTTGCCCTTCTGGGAGGCCGTCAGTGAGTTGGAGGTGCCGGTTTACCTCCATCCCCGCATGCCACTCACGAGTCAACGCAAAGCCTACAAAGGCTACCCGGGCCTCGTCGGATCCGCCTGGGGTTTCGGCCACGAAACTGCCACCCACGCGCTTCGGCTGATGTTGAGCGGGCTCTTCGACCGCTTTCCAAAACTCAATGTGATGCTCGGACACCTCGGTGAAGGTCTGGCGCTTTCGCTGCCCCGGGTCGAGCATCGGTTTCGCCACCAATTGCCGGGCTCGCACGGCACGCATCTGCGCACGCCGATGGAGTACTTCTGCGACAACTTTTATGTGACGACTTCCGGGACGTTTCGCACGCAGGGGCTGCTCCATACGATCAGCGAGATCGGCGTCGACCGCGTGCTCTTCGCGGTCGACTATCCCTACGAGTCGATGAGCGAAATCACCGAATGGTTTGACAACTGCCCGATTAGCCCGAACGACAAGCGACAGGTGGCATCCGGGAATGCGCGCCGCCTGTTTGGTCTCTGA
- a CDS encoding CoA transferase, with translation MGEFCSTATGPYGAMPLADMGAEIVKREPR, from the coding sequence GTGGGCGAGTTCTGCTCAACGGCGACTGGCCCGTACGGCGCGATGCCGCTCGCGGACATGGGAGCGGAGATCGTCAAGAGAGAACCGCGATGA
- a CDS encoding MFS transporter — protein MKPTRPIDVHNLADEAKFNSFHWSVLLWCFVVLVLDGYDLAVAGIALPSIMKAMNVEAATAGFMASSALFGMMFGAIALGAMADRIGRRWAISICVFMFSVFTAAAGFTNDPITFSVMRFLAGLGIGGAIPTAAAQMTEYSPKKVRSLMVTLMCCGYAAGSILAALLGKQFIETYGWQSVFIAAGAPVVLIPFILKYMPESLPFLIKQHDDTRLREVIRKMRPDMRLESHEEFLVPAEDKAEGPAVGGLFLDGRGFSTLMFWLAFMTCLFMLYALSSWLVKLMGMAGYSLGSALNFLLAYNAGAVVGAVGGGWLADKLNIKWVTSGFFAVAAVSLTLLGYGTQPLFLIIAIVGASTLGTQILLYAYAGQFYPTSIRSTGLGFASGVGRIGAIAAPIMIGLLVSMKLPLVQNFLAIAIAAVIGGVAVALIKQRPSISSHSHETSAVGQRP, from the coding sequence ATGAAGCCAACCCGCCCAATAGATGTTCACAACCTGGCCGACGAGGCCAAGTTCAACAGCTTTCACTGGTCCGTGCTGCTGTGGTGTTTCGTGGTCCTAGTGCTCGACGGCTATGACCTGGCGGTCGCTGGCATCGCGCTTCCGTCGATCATGAAGGCGATGAATGTCGAGGCCGCGACCGCGGGATTCATGGCCAGTTCAGCGCTGTTCGGCATGATGTTCGGTGCGATCGCGCTCGGCGCGATGGCCGACAGGATTGGCCGCCGCTGGGCGATCTCGATCTGCGTATTCATGTTCAGCGTCTTCACCGCGGCGGCCGGGTTCACCAACGATCCGATTACCTTCAGCGTGATGCGCTTCCTCGCCGGGCTCGGCATTGGCGGCGCGATCCCGACTGCGGCCGCGCAGATGACCGAATACTCACCAAAGAAGGTGCGCAGCTTGATGGTCACGCTGATGTGCTGCGGCTACGCGGCCGGCAGCATCCTCGCCGCGCTGCTCGGAAAGCAGTTCATCGAGACCTACGGCTGGCAATCGGTGTTCATTGCCGCGGGCGCCCCTGTGGTGCTGATTCCGTTCATCCTGAAGTATATGCCTGAATCCCTGCCGTTCCTGATCAAGCAGCACGACGACACGCGTCTGCGCGAAGTGATCCGGAAGATGCGGCCGGACATGCGGCTCGAGTCGCACGAGGAGTTTCTCGTTCCAGCTGAGGACAAGGCCGAAGGTCCGGCCGTAGGCGGGCTGTTCCTGGACGGCCGCGGCTTTAGCACGTTGATGTTCTGGCTCGCTTTCATGACCTGCCTGTTCATGCTCTATGCGCTCAGTTCCTGGCTGGTCAAGCTGATGGGCATGGCCGGCTACAGCCTCGGTTCCGCGCTGAATTTTCTGCTCGCCTACAACGCCGGTGCGGTCGTGGGCGCCGTCGGTGGCGGATGGCTGGCCGACAAGCTCAACATCAAGTGGGTGACGAGCGGATTCTTCGCGGTCGCCGCAGTCTCGCTGACGCTGCTCGGTTACGGCACTCAGCCGCTGTTCCTGATCATTGCCATCGTCGGCGCGTCGACGCTGGGCACACAGATCCTGCTGTACGCGTATGCCGGGCAGTTTTACCCGACTTCGATCCGCTCGACGGGACTCGGCTTTGCTTCGGGGGTCGGGCGCATCGGCGCGATCGCGGCGCCGATCATGATTGGACTGCTGGTCTCGATGAAGCTGCCGCTGGTGCAGAACTTCCTCGCGATTGCAATTGCCGCGGTGATCGGCGGTGTCGCGGTTGCTCTGATCAAGCAAAGGCCATCGATCTCTTCGCACAGCCACGAAACGAGCGCCGTCGGCCAGCGGCCTTGA
- a CDS encoding LysR family transcriptional regulator: MDLKLLTVFDEVYKTRSVSRAGENLGVAQSSISIALARLRRHFGDPLFVRTSDGMQPTPHATSLVVPIRQALELLRGITKQQAVFDPAKVQRTFRICMTDITHLVLVPALINRLRDIAAGVNVEITHISGLTPKMLESGEADLAVGFMPQLEAGFYQQKLFEQDFSCVVRRDHPRIHSRLTQAMFKRENHVLVTAPGTGQNLVEEELERLGIHRNVALRLPNYLGIGSLVASTDLMVTVPQRVAETLVRIANVKLLAPPFDLPAFAIKQHWHDRYQQDAANRWLRSVISDLFLE; this comes from the coding sequence ATGGACCTGAAGCTGCTCACCGTTTTCGACGAGGTTTACAAGACACGCAGCGTCTCACGGGCGGGCGAGAACCTTGGCGTGGCGCAGTCCTCTATCAGCATTGCGCTGGCAAGATTGCGGCGCCACTTTGGTGATCCGTTGTTCGTTCGGACCTCGGACGGCATGCAACCCACCCCCCACGCCACATCTCTGGTGGTGCCGATCCGGCAAGCTTTGGAACTTCTGCGCGGCATCACAAAGCAGCAGGCGGTGTTCGACCCGGCGAAGGTGCAGCGGACGTTTCGGATCTGCATGACTGACATCACCCACCTGGTCCTCGTGCCTGCGCTCATCAACCGGCTACGCGACATCGCGGCGGGGGTCAACGTGGAGATCACGCACATCTCCGGGCTGACGCCCAAGATGCTCGAATCCGGGGAGGCGGACTTGGCAGTCGGGTTCATGCCGCAGTTGGAGGCTGGCTTCTACCAGCAGAAGCTCTTCGAGCAGGACTTCTCGTGCGTGGTACGTCGCGACCACCCGCGCATCCATTCACGGCTCACGCAGGCCATGTTCAAGCGAGAGAACCACGTGTTGGTTACTGCTCCTGGCACCGGACAGAACTTGGTGGAGGAAGAGCTGGAACGCCTTGGCATTCACCGCAACGTTGCCCTTCGGCTCCCCAACTACCTCGGCATAGGTAGCCTTGTCGCAAGCACGGACCTGATGGTGACCGTGCCGCAGCGCGTAGCTGAGACGCTGGTCCGGATCGCTAATGTGAAACTGCTGGCACCCCCCTTCGATCTGCCAGCCTTCGCGATCAAGCAGCATTGGCATGACCGATACCAGCAAGATGCGGCCAACCGCTGGCTGCGGTCCGTTATTTCGGACCTTTTTCTTGAATAG
- a CDS encoding FAD-dependent oxidoreductase, protein MQSAQPATLNEPSRDTPVWGEYDVVVLGGGPAGIAAATASARAGQSTLLIESYGFLGGMGTAAGVTNFCGLHANVHGTIKQVVHGVTDDLLARISALGGLNEPHVIFGNKIAAQAYDNAAFKVAADDLVLDSGAQLLFHANLVGVLMNNPSQIRAALIETKSGRYAVLAKTFIDCSGDGDLAAFAGAPFEKGTSGHDMMYPSTMFRVNGVDAAVAGDAYNKFGGLMDEAEKLGRKFPRKTPIIRPQKNPAEWRANVTQLANADGSPVDGTNAGQLSDAEVQGRRQIVDFFQFLRESAPGFQNSYILEIAPQVGVRETRRVVGEYQLTEEDVLQCASFDDSIGVNGWMIEEHVAGNIAFKWQDIPNSRGFNHLPYRMLLPLQVDNLLIAGRCASMTHMGQSAARVSGGCFVMGQAAGTAAALAVQDGIRPRDLDAKVLQRRLETDGAYLGLDKH, encoded by the coding sequence ATGCAGAGCGCCCAGCCAGCCACCTTGAACGAGCCCAGTCGTGACACCCCCGTCTGGGGTGAGTACGACGTTGTCGTATTGGGCGGTGGCCCAGCGGGCATCGCAGCCGCCACCGCTTCCGCACGGGCTGGCCAGTCCACCCTACTGATCGAGAGCTACGGCTTCTTGGGCGGCATGGGTACGGCCGCTGGTGTAACAAACTTCTGTGGTTTGCACGCCAACGTGCACGGCACGATTAAACAGGTGGTGCACGGCGTCACGGACGACCTCCTGGCCCGCATCAGCGCTCTTGGCGGCCTGAATGAGCCGCACGTGATCTTCGGCAACAAGATCGCCGCGCAAGCGTATGACAACGCGGCCTTTAAGGTCGCCGCCGATGACCTCGTGCTCGACAGCGGGGCGCAACTGCTGTTCCATGCCAATCTGGTCGGGGTTCTGATGAACAACCCCAGCCAGATCCGTGCAGCGCTGATCGAAACCAAGTCGGGCCGCTACGCGGTCCTCGCCAAGACGTTCATCGACTGCTCGGGCGATGGCGACCTCGCAGCATTCGCGGGCGCACCGTTCGAGAAGGGCACGAGCGGCCACGATATGATGTACCCCTCCACAATGTTCCGAGTCAACGGCGTGGACGCTGCCGTGGCAGGTGATGCGTACAACAAGTTCGGCGGCTTGATGGACGAAGCCGAGAAGCTCGGCCGGAAGTTCCCCCGCAAGACGCCGATCATCCGCCCGCAGAAGAACCCTGCTGAGTGGCGAGCGAACGTGACCCAGCTGGCAAACGCCGACGGTTCCCCCGTGGACGGCACCAACGCTGGGCAGCTGAGCGATGCGGAAGTGCAAGGGCGCCGGCAGATCGTGGATTTCTTCCAGTTCCTGCGCGAGTCGGCGCCTGGATTCCAGAACTCCTACATCTTGGAGATCGCGCCACAGGTCGGCGTGCGGGAAACCCGCCGCGTCGTGGGCGAGTACCAGTTGACCGAAGAAGACGTCCTGCAGTGCGCCAGCTTTGACGACAGCATCGGCGTGAACGGCTGGATGATCGAGGAGCACGTCGCCGGGAACATAGCCTTCAAGTGGCAGGATATCCCCAACAGCAGAGGCTTCAACCACCTGCCCTACCGCATGCTGCTGCCGCTGCAGGTCGACAACCTGCTGATTGCGGGGCGCTGCGCATCCATGACGCACATGGGTCAATCGGCTGCGCGGGTCTCTGGTGGCTGTTTCGTCATGGGCCAAGCGGCCGGCACCGCGGCCGCCCTTGCGGTCCAGGACGGCATTCGCCCACGAGACCTTGACGCCAAAGTCCTGCAGCGCCGCCTTGAAACCGATGGCGCTTACCTCGGCCTAGACAAGCACTGA
- a CDS encoding alpha/beta fold hydrolase has product MKTKRTLQRRRNILALGVAGATLALSGCAAPLSMKEHFVLVHGQWHGAWCWSKVVPLLQAQGHRVTAIDLPGRGGDVQDLAKLTPADYVAAVTRVLDAAPEPVVLVGHSLGGGTVSLAGEARPDKIKRLVYLTAFLVPPGKTMGSIAMSDKHALTAKAVRRDAQTGLSSLDPAFVREVFYQDCSDADVAMATRMVTAESGAMGRAPILVTPERYGRIKRVYVECLQDRAISLSVQRAMVAAMPCEKVLTLNTSHSPFFSDPAGVVQALTSS; this is encoded by the coding sequence ATGAAAACCAAACGCACGCTACAACGCCGCAGAAACATTCTTGCCCTTGGAGTTGCCGGCGCCACCCTGGCTTTGAGCGGATGCGCTGCCCCACTGTCCATGAAAGAACACTTCGTCCTCGTTCATGGACAGTGGCACGGCGCCTGGTGTTGGAGCAAGGTTGTGCCGCTGCTTCAGGCACAAGGCCATCGCGTGACGGCCATCGATCTACCCGGTCGCGGCGGTGACGTGCAGGATCTCGCAAAGCTGACGCCTGCCGACTATGTTGCGGCGGTCACCCGCGTTCTGGACGCGGCGCCGGAACCCGTCGTTCTGGTTGGCCACAGCCTGGGCGGCGGGACCGTATCGCTCGCCGGCGAAGCCCGCCCGGACAAGATCAAGCGCCTGGTCTACCTCACTGCCTTCCTGGTACCGCCGGGCAAGACCATGGGCTCCATCGCTATGAGTGACAAGCACGCCCTCACAGCCAAGGCGGTGCGCCGTGATGCGCAGACCGGCCTATCCAGTCTGGATCCAGCCTTCGTCCGCGAGGTTTTCTACCAAGACTGCTCCGACGCCGACGTTGCGATGGCAACTCGGATGGTCACAGCCGAATCCGGCGCCATGGGCCGCGCCCCGATCCTGGTCACTCCCGAGCGCTACGGCCGCATCAAGCGCGTCTATGTCGAATGCTTGCAAGACCGGGCGATCAGCCTTTCCGTACAGCGAGCCATGGTCGCTGCCATGCCCTGCGAAAAGGTTCTCACGCTGAACACCAGCCACTCACCTTTCTTCTCGGATCCGGCCGGCGTGGTCCAGGCTTTGACTTCAAGCTGA